In the genome of Bosea sp. BIWAKO-01, the window CGGAGAAGGGTCTGCGTGGCGCGGCGACGCATTATCCGCAGGTGGATGCCGGCACCGGGCAGCTCCTGAATCTCGAGGGACGCATCGAACAGTGCCGCGTGGAGCGGCAGAAGCAGCCAGCCTTCGGCTATGAGAGCGGTGAACTTCTGGCACTGACGGCCTATGTCGCTTCGTTGTCCCGGGGCTTGCCGATGGACGTCGAGACCCGGGGTCCGGCACAACCCTTCTATGACGCGGGCAGGGCCTTTTTCGAGCGCCGCCAGGGGCAGCTCAACCTCTCCTGCAAGCAATGCCATGACGGGCTGGTTGGCCAGAAGTTGCGTGGCGACACGATCAGCCACGGCACGGGGACCGGCTATCCGGCCTATCGGCTGGAATGGAACGGCGTCGGTTCGCTGCATCGGCGCCTGCGCGCCTGCTCGCTCGGCGTCCGGGCGACGCAGTTCGACTATGGCGCGCCGGAATATCTGGCGCTCGAGCTCTATCTTGCCGGGCGTGCGCGCGGCCTGCCAATCGAGACGCCGGCCATGCGGCGTTAGATCATTGGATCGGATATCGTATCCCGTCCGATGATCTAGCCATCTGTGATGGCATCGGCTTTGCCCCGAAAACCGCAATCCACTTTTCGGGCCGATGCTTTAGCTCTTGGCGGACCGACCGAGAACCGTCACGATCCCGGCACATTCATGTCGGAGATCCGGCGGATGCTTCGCCTGCCTGCCCTGCTTGCCGCCTTCGGGTTCGCCAGCGTTGCCGTTGCCCAGCCGGCTCCAGAACCTCCGGCTGCTGCGGCCGCCTCATCGAATCCGGCGCCGTTCGTTCTGAAGGACACCGAGGTCCGGACGATCCACGCCAAGGCGCTGCAGCGCGACTACGAAATCTATGTCAGCCTGCCGGCCTCCTATCACTCCTCGCCCCGCCGGCGCTTTCCCGTGCTGTTCGTCACCGACGCCGATTACGCCTTCCCGCTGGTGCGCAGTATTGCCCGCCGGGTCGGCAATCGCGGTCAGGGGCTGGAAGAGTTCATCCTGGTCGGTCTCTCCTACGCGCTCGGCGACACGCCGCAGTTCAGCCGCCGCCGCGACTACACGCCGACGCCCAATGGCGAAAAGACGAAGGACGAGTCCGGGCGCACGCCAATCTTCGGCGAAGCGGAGCCCTATCGCCGCTTTCTTGCCGACGAGGTGATGCCCTTTGTCGCTTCGACCTATCGCACCGACACCCATCGCAGCATCTTTGCCGGACATTCCTATGGCGGGCTGCTTGGCGTCCATATCCTGCTGACCGAGCCGAAGATGTTCTCGCATTACATCATCGGCAGCCCTTCGCTCTGGTACGACCAGAAGGTGATGCTTGCGCGCGAGCGTGCCTATGCAGAGGCGAACAAGGAGCTGAAGGCCGACGTGCTGATGGCGATCGCCTCCTTCGAGACGATCAGCAAGGCCTCGCCGCGCTATAGCAGCAAGCTCGACATGATCGCCGACCTGCAGGAATTCGAGAAGGCGCTGCGCTCGCACAACTATCCCGGCCTGAAGCTGACCACAGAGATCATCCAGGACGAGGATCATCTCACCGTCTTCCCCGCGATCATCACGCGTGGGCTGATGTGGGCGCTGCCGGCAAAGCGGAGCTGAGCGGTCAGCCCTTCCTGTCGTCGGCCTTTCCATTCTTGGCCCGGTCGCCGCGGCCCTTCGGCTTCGTCCGGTTCCGGTAGCTCGCATTGCCCAGGCCGGTGCCGATGGTCAGCACCGCCCAATGCTCGACATCCTGCATCGAGGGCATCTCGCTTAAGCCCTGGATGACGGCGTCGTTATGCATCACGACCGTCGTCTCGTGTCCGCCGATCTCGGGGACCATCTCGCGGACGCTCTCGACCAGGTTGAACCGGCTGCTCTGCCAGTTGCCAGGCAGATTCTGCGCCCCGCGGTCGATCGAGCCGTCCCGCTCGATCAGGCCGGGGCAGCCGACGCCGATGAAGGGAGCAACGCGAAGGCCCGCCTTGCCGGCCTGCTTGATTTGGCCATCGAGCATCTTGCCGAGCCGCTTGATTGCGTCGTCGCGGTTGGTCTCCTCGTCGGCGTGGCGCCAGAGTTCGGATTGCCAGACCTTGGCCTTGGCGAGGTCCGGCGCCTTGTCCTGGCGCAGCTCGACGATGCCGGCGCGAATATTGGAGCCGCCGATATCGACGGCGACGAGGCTGTCATAGGCCTCGAAGATCCATTTCGGCGCAAGATGGGCGCTGCCGACCAGTCCCGCCTCGTCGGGATGATGGCGGATCGGCACAAGGTCGATACTATGTCCGTCCGTCTGCAGGATGATGCCGGCGCGTGCGATCGCGAGTTCGCCGACGCGGCTCTGGCGGAACCCGCCGCCGACCACGATACGCTCGACGGCGCTCCAGGGCTTCAGCCTGGCGAAGCGGCGAATGACGAAGGCCAGAGACTGGGCGTAGCGTTCGATGGCGCTGAGGATGAGAGCCGCCTCGCGCGGCTCACCTTCGCCGAGCAGCGCGTCGAACTCTTTCTTGCCGATCTTGTCGGAGTCGACCGTGATCGGGTCGTCGCCGGTCCGGCGCAGATGCTCGCGAAGGGCGTCGAGATGGTCCAGGAATGCGCCACGCTTGGCCTTGTCACCGACGAAGCCGTCCTCGTCGCGAACCTCCAGATTATAGCTGGTGACGACAACCGAGGGCAGTTCGTCCACTCCGTGAGGACCGCCCGCGCGTGCTTTCACCGTCGTTTCCAATGCCATGTTCCGCTATCCCCGTTCTGTCTTCTGAAGGGAACGGCGTCGGTGGTCCCAGGGTTCCACCGGGAGCCGGCTGTCGCGTCATGCGATGAACGGCGCATGACGCCCCTGCACAGAGGGCGCGGGGAAAACCACGCCCAGCGATTGACCACACGCGGTCTCTTCCCTTCCATTGCCGGCGAGGCGCGGCGGCCGACGCGCCCATGGGTGGATTCCGGGGATGTGCGATGCTTGAGTTTCTTGTGCGTGCGGTGCTGATCGGCGTCGGTGCGACCCTCCTGTTCGATCTCTGGGGCCAGTTCTTGAAACGTGCCTTCGGCTTGCCTGCCCCGAACTGGGCCATGACCGGGCGCTGGTTCGGCCATCTGGCGCAAGGTCGACTGGCGCATGAGGATATTGGCCGCTCCGAGCCGGTGGTGAACGAACATGCCCTCGGCTGGATCGCGCATTATCTGATCGGCATTCTGTTCGCGGCGGTCCTGCTGGCGATCTGGGGGCTCGACTGGGCCCGCAATCCGAGTCTCGCACCCGCGCTGATCGTCGGTCTCGTCACGGTCGGCTGCGGCTGGTTCATCCTGCAGCCGGGCATGGGCGCCGGGATCGCGGCGTCGAAGAAGCCGAATGCCGGCCAGATCCGCGCCATGAACATCGCGGGCCATATCGTCTTCGGCGTGGGGCTCTACGGTTCGGCGCTGTTGCTGCGCTGAGCGTGCCGGCGGCAGCTCCCCGGTTCAGGACCTTCCTCGGTTCAGGACCTGGCGAGAAGGGCCGCAAGCGCGGGCGACAGGCCGACACTCCCGACCGGCGCCGGGAAGGCGAGATCGCCGCTCGCCGGTTTCGCCGCGCCGCCGTTGAGAGCGGCCAGGACCGCTTTCATGCCGGTCTGGACCGAGCAGATCACCGGAATATCGAGATGTGGCTGGACGCGTGCGGCGAGGCCGGCCAGTCCGGCGCCGCCGAGAATGACGGCTCCGGCGCCGTCGCGTTCCGCCGTCTTGCGGCAGGCTGCGGCGAGCAGTGCAATCGAGCCATCCGGGTCACGGGCGATATCGGCCCCCGTTGGAGTGACGGTCTCGACCGAGGCAAGCCGGCCGTCGAGGCCAATCATCGCGACGAACTCGTGCAGGATCGGTCCCCAGCGCTCGCCGCCGGTGACGATCGAGAACTGCCGGGCCATCGCCGCGGCGGCCAGGCAGCTCGCCTCCGCCATGCCGACGACGGGAACGGGAGAGATCTCCTTCAGGGCGTGAAGCCCTGGGTCGCCAAAGCAGGCGAGATAGACCGCGTCGCAGCCGGCGCCATGCTCGGCATAGGCCTCAAGGGCGGCATGGGCCGCGATCGCCCCCGCGCTGCGGCTCGAAATATACTGCGCGCCGAAGCGGCCGGTCACCGGATGCAGGGCGACATCGGACGGAGCATGCGGCGCCACCACCTGCATGACGAGATCCGTCATCGCCTGGGTCGTGTTGGGATTGATCAGCAGGATACGCAAGAGAGCCTCGGGCAAGGTGCAGGATCCAGGCTTAGCGAGCCCGCGGCCTCAGGCCAAGCCGCCAGCGCGGACAAGGTCCAAGTCACGTACGCATAGAGGGCGTTTCGCAGATGGAGCGATCGGGCTTTCCCGGCAGTCCGGAGCTACGGCCTGTAAGCGACGATGAAGGGCGGTCGTGGGTTGGTAGCGGGGGCTATCAACCCGAACCGCCCGGCTCGCGCATCGTCTTCCCAGATTTGCGAGCCCCGCGCGTTCAATCCAGTGGGCTTGTGGACAGGTGCGGCATCGGGCTTCGTGCAGGTTCTTGAGGGGCGCGTCCTAAACCTTGCAGTTATAGTCCCGGATGGTCGAATTCTTCGGCCAACCTCGTTGCGCCTGCTGCAATGTCCGCATGTCGAGGCCCAAAAATGGCTGGCTCATCAAAAGCGAAGCAACTAGGTCGCGAATGATGTTCGTTCTATTCAACCCTGTTGCGGGAAGGGCTCGTGGGCTTTCGGTTCGCGAGCTCGCCAGGCTCTTTCCCGAATCGACCGTCGTCGAGACCAGGATGGCGGGAGACGCGGAAAAGCTGGCGCGGCAAGCTGCCGAGGATGGGCATGACTGCATCGTGGCTGTCGGAGGCGACGGCACGATATCGGAAGCCGCGTCGGGAATGATCGGATTGCCTGCGGAACTCGGTGTGTTGCCACTCGGCACGGCGAATTTGTTCGCGCAGGAACTCGGCATCCCGCTTGATATCGCGGAAGCTGCTCGCATCATCAACGAAGGGTTTTCAGCGCCGGTTTATCCGGGATTATACTCTGCTGCTGGCGTTCCGGAGCGAGTATTCGTCCAAACTCTGGGAGTTGGATTTGATGGTTCGGTCGTCCGACGCTTAAACAAGGATGCGAAGAAGCTCGTTGGTAAGCTCGCCTATGTCATCGCGGCGATACAGTGCCTGCTGCTGCATCGAGATCCAAAGTTCACAGTACGAATTGATGGAGGCCCGGATGAAATCGTTTCGGGCTTGCTCGTGATGAAGGGCAGGTTATACGCAGGCCCCTTCATTATCAGCGAGAACGCCACGCCAAAGGCCTCAGGTTTCATCGTTGCGCTTCTGCGTGAAGGAAGCCGGTTCGCGCTGTTGAAGTCCGCATTCTGTCTCGTCACGAATCGGTTTTCGTCGCTTTCGTTCGTCGAAATGAAACGCGCCAACCATGTCTCCGTTCGTGGAACGTCAGATGTGCAGATCGATGGCGATCTGGCGCCGCCGCCTCCGGCGGAGATTCATGACGCCGACTCCTGCGTTCATGTGCGCGTCCCCCGATCGACAGCAGTGAAAGGCTCCGGAACGCTGACCTGAAGCGGCTTGAGGCCTCGGCAATCATGAGGTGGGACATCTTGCGCCCCGTGCCTGAAGACGGTGCCGCGCTGTATCTAAGGGGGACCGCGAGAAGCCCGCGACATCCGCCATCGGCCAAGTCGCGCGATAAGACTGGATACCGGCCTCGCGCACTTTCCGCGAACGCAAGTGAACACGCGCGTTTCGAAGATGAATGGTGCCCCTGGCCGGGATCGAACCAGCACTCCTTGCGGAACTCGATTTTGAGTCGAGCGCGTCTACCAATTCCGCCACAGGGGCCCAAGCACGACACCGCCGATCTTTCGACCGCGGTACATGCCCTCAACGGGCCGGCGGACTATAGCGATGGCGCGCGCGCGGTCAACGGATCGTGAGCAGGCATTGTGCGGAGCTGTGAATGATGGACAGCCTGACGCTATCGGGGCTAGACAGCCTCGCTAGCGGAGCCAGCCCGGTTGGCCGGCGACGCCCGCCGGAAGATGGCCTTTGCGCGCGCAGGCACGCTTGAGGGCTATTGTCCGCTCCTGAGGACAAAACAGCCGCATGTCGGCCCTCATCGGGCGGCGCGAACCGGTGGATGAACATGTTTCGACGCCTCTACGAATGGACCATGGCGCTCGCAGCCAGTCCGCGCGCACCTTATGCGCTGGGTGCCGTCTCCTTCGCGGAAAGCTCCTTCTTCCCGATTCCGCCCGACGTGATGCTGGTGCCGATGGCGCTGGCCAGGCCCCAGAAAGCCTGGTTCTATGCCGGGATCTGCACGGTGACCTCGGTGCTCGGGGGGCTGCTCGGCTACGCGATCGGTGCGTTGCTCTATGATTCGCTCGGCCAGTGGATCATCAAGCTCTACGGCCATGGCGACGGGGTCGAGGCCTTTCGCGCAGCCTATGCGCAGTACGGTGCCTGGATCATCCTGCTGAAGGGGCTGACGCCGATCCCCTACAAGCTGGTGACGATCACCTCGGGCTTTGCCGGATACGATCTGCTCTGGTTTGTCGTGCTCTCGATCATTACGCGCGGGGCACGATTCTATCTTCTGGCCGGGCTGCTCAATCGGTTCGGCGGTCCGATCCGGCGCGTTCTCGACGAGCATTTCACCACGGCGATGATCGTCCTGGTCGTCGGGATCGTGGGCGGCTTCTTCGCCTTCAAGCACCTGTTCCCGGCGGTATGATGCAATGCCCGGCAGCGATTCCCGGCTCGATATGCTGATGCGCCCGATGCGGTTGATCCTGCTTCTCGGTCTCGGTTCGACGGCCCTGATCGCCGGAGCATGGTGGTCGCAACTCGTCTGGCATCTCGTGCCCTGCAAGCTCTGCCTCGAGCAGCGCATTCCGCACTACGCTGCCATGGCGCTTGCCGTCGCGGCGCTGGTGGTTGCTCGCTCGCGTGCCTTGCAAATGACGGTGCTCGCCGGCTTCGCCCTGCTGATGCTCTGGAGTACGGGGCTTGGTGCCTATCATTCCGGCGTGGAATGGGGCTGGTTCCTCGGCCCGAATGATTGCGGCGGCGGTGCCCCGGCGGCTGCCGCAGGCGTCCAGGATTTCATGAAGCAGCTTCAGACCACGCGTGTGGTGTCCTGCGGCGAAGCAGCGTGGCGGTTTCTTGGATTGTCCCTGGCGGGCTGGAATGCTCTGGCTTCGCTGGGGCTTGCCGCCCTGGCTCTGCTGGGCCTGATCAAGGCCTCGAAGCAAGGCAGATAATCGGCACCGAGCATCTCAGGGTTCGAGTTCGGAATCCCAGTAGAGATAGTCGAGCCAGCTCTCGTGCAGATAGTTCGGCGGGAAGAGCTTGCCGTTGCGGTGCAGGTCGTTGACCGTCGGCGCGAAGGGCCTTTGCAGTGGTAACATGCCGACGACGGTCGGCATCTTGTCGCCCTTGCGCAGATTGCAGGGCGAGCAGGCCGCGACCACATTGTCCCAGGTCGTCAGGCCGCCCTTCGAGCGTGGCACGACATGGTCGAAGGTGAGTTCGTCGCGCGTGCCGCAGTACTGGCAAGAGAAGCGGTCGCGCAGGAAGACGTTGAAGCGGGTGAAGGCGGGGGTGCGGGACGGCTTGATATAGGTCTTCAGCGAGACCACCGACGGGAGCTTCATGTTGAAGCTCGGGCTGTGCACGATCGTGTCGTATT includes:
- the soxA gene encoding sulfur oxidation c-type cytochrome SoxA, which codes for MKLALGLLIATLGTAAGGEEVTSGSAFLSPDLRRQQDDPTRNPAWFWVEQGQELFSRKPGTSQACSQCHAEPEKGLRGAATHYPQVDAGTGQLLNLEGRIEQCRVERQKQPAFGYESGELLALTAYVASLSRGLPMDVETRGPAQPFYDAGRAFFERRQGQLNLSCKQCHDGLVGQKLRGDTISHGTGTGYPAYRLEWNGVGSLHRRLRACSLGVRATQFDYGAPEYLALELYLAGRARGLPIETPAMRR
- a CDS encoding alpha/beta hydrolase — protein: MLRLPALLAAFGFASVAVAQPAPEPPAAAAASSNPAPFVLKDTEVRTIHAKALQRDYEIYVSLPASYHSSPRRRFPVLFVTDADYAFPLVRSIARRVGNRGQGLEEFILVGLSYALGDTPQFSRRRDYTPTPNGEKTKDESGRTPIFGEAEPYRRFLADEVMPFVASTYRTDTHRSIFAGHSYGGLLGVHILLTEPKMFSHYIIGSPSLWYDQKVMLARERAYAEANKELKADVLMAIASFETISKASPRYSSKLDMIADLQEFEKALRSHNYPGLKLTTEIIQDEDHLTVFPAIITRGLMWALPAKRS
- a CDS encoding ROK family protein; amino-acid sequence: MALETTVKARAGGPHGVDELPSVVVTSYNLEVRDEDGFVGDKAKRGAFLDHLDALREHLRRTGDDPITVDSDKIGKKEFDALLGEGEPREAALILSAIERYAQSLAFVIRRFARLKPWSAVERIVVGGGFRQSRVGELAIARAGIILQTDGHSIDLVPIRHHPDEAGLVGSAHLAPKWIFEAYDSLVAVDIGGSNIRAGIVELRQDKAPDLAKAKVWQSELWRHADEETNRDDAIKRLGKMLDGQIKQAGKAGLRVAPFIGVGCPGLIERDGSIDRGAQNLPGNWQSSRFNLVESVREMVPEIGGHETTVVMHNDAVIQGLSEMPSMQDVEHWAVLTIGTGLGNASYRNRTKPKGRGDRAKNGKADDRKG
- a CDS encoding DUF2938 domain-containing protein yields the protein MLEFLVRAVLIGVGATLLFDLWGQFLKRAFGLPAPNWAMTGRWFGHLAQGRLAHEDIGRSEPVVNEHALGWIAHYLIGILFAAVLLAIWGLDWARNPSLAPALIVGLVTVGCGWFILQPGMGAGIAASKKPNAGQIRAMNIAGHIVFGVGLYGSALLLR
- a CDS encoding aspartate/glutamate racemase family protein, which produces MRILLINPNTTQAMTDLVMQVVAPHAPSDVALHPVTGRFGAQYISSRSAGAIAAHAALEAYAEHGAGCDAVYLACFGDPGLHALKEISPVPVVGMAEASCLAAAAMARQFSIVTGGERWGPILHEFVAMIGLDGRLASVETVTPTGADIARDPDGSIALLAAACRKTAERDGAGAVILGGAGLAGLAARVQPHLDIPVICSVQTGMKAVLAALNGGAAKPASGDLAFPAPVGSVGLSPALAALLARS
- a CDS encoding diacylglycerol kinase family protein; its protein translation is MMFVLFNPVAGRARGLSVRELARLFPESTVVETRMAGDAEKLARQAAEDGHDCIVAVGGDGTISEAASGMIGLPAELGVLPLGTANLFAQELGIPLDIAEAARIINEGFSAPVYPGLYSAAGVPERVFVQTLGVGFDGSVVRRLNKDAKKLVGKLAYVIAAIQCLLLHRDPKFTVRIDGGPDEIVSGLLVMKGRLYAGPFIISENATPKASGFIVALLREGSRFALLKSAFCLVTNRFSSLSFVEMKRANHVSVRGTSDVQIDGDLAPPPPAEIHDADSCVHVRVPRSTAVKGSGTLT
- a CDS encoding YqaA family protein; translated protein: MFRRLYEWTMALAASPRAPYALGAVSFAESSFFPIPPDVMLVPMALARPQKAWFYAGICTVTSVLGGLLGYAIGALLYDSLGQWIIKLYGHGDGVEAFRAAYAQYGAWIILLKGLTPIPYKLVTITSGFAGYDLLWFVVLSIITRGARFYLLAGLLNRFGGPIRRVLDEHFTTAMIVLVVGIVGGFFAFKHLFPAV
- a CDS encoding disulfide bond formation protein B encodes the protein MPGSDSRLDMLMRPMRLILLLGLGSTALIAGAWWSQLVWHLVPCKLCLEQRIPHYAAMALAVAALVVARSRALQMTVLAGFALLMLWSTGLGAYHSGVEWGWFLGPNDCGGGAPAAAAGVQDFMKQLQTTRVVSCGEAAWRFLGLSLAGWNALASLGLAALALLGLIKASKQGR
- a CDS encoding HNH endonuclease; translated protein: MHPMASPDGCPALVLNADFRPLSYYPLSLWSWQDAIKAVFMDRVNIVSEYDTIVHSPSFNMKLPSVVSLKTYIKPSRTPAFTRFNVFLRDRFSCQYCGTRDELTFDHVVPRSKGGLTTWDNVVAACSPCNLRKGDKMPTVVGMLPLQRPFAPTVNDLHRNGKLFPPNYLHESWLDYLYWDSELEP